A section of the Desulfotignum phosphitoxidans DSM 13687 genome encodes:
- a CDS encoding SpoVR family protein, with translation MELVNQHAKGIMEECKLRARDAGLRFDDETLEYIVTNRDMIELSPKIMIPTLYDYWVHDVRVLSGKGMYEAYPSNPYETVINTRPAISFYNDNNPDWLNVMIFYHVLAHIDFFQNNLYYKNTWDVDLAGQALADKRLIAQLRSEKGRWVDYVIEFARGIDNLVGFHRDLNRTLTREQGHVPDRIDFYFDRFLQKIKSIPQHVYLKEIDRYNQCRKDHADFFDQVIEQHPEFEEIFQKEKQKISPVKMDVMEYILKYSSFLRREENEWMKSVIHIVRSTSLYFQPQIRTKTMNEGWASFWHAHLFLKDDRIRGHETDFAKVNATVTAMPKVGLNPYALGLRLFEHIQEMEDRGRYSLDYFQLKDAVLRTKYDRTKNTGTDYIFFVRENMDDFSFINTFVDQEFVDRHHLFVAGKRFNPQHNTWQYYIKSKKVADYKQMVINTLHHPPDIYVVEEKTRNGILYLNHRFENKPLKQDFIENTMIGIEFLWGGPVHLETSVPSAAAQPGSPYINFWDPGAAGKTADSRQSPIQWKRVRYVLKDRKLHKQEL, from the coding sequence ATGGAACTGGTCAATCAACATGCCAAAGGCATCATGGAAGAATGCAAACTCCGGGCACGGGATGCCGGATTGCGGTTTGATGATGAAACCCTGGAATATATCGTCACCAACCGGGACATGATCGAACTGTCTCCGAAAATAATGATTCCCACCCTGTATGACTACTGGGTGCATGATGTCCGGGTCCTGTCGGGCAAAGGCATGTATGAGGCATATCCGTCCAATCCCTATGAAACTGTGATCAACACCCGTCCGGCCATCTCGTTTTACAATGACAACAACCCGGACTGGCTCAATGTGATGATTTTTTATCATGTGCTGGCCCACATCGATTTTTTTCAAAACAATCTGTATTATAAAAACACGTGGGATGTGGATCTGGCCGGCCAGGCCTTAGCGGACAAACGGCTCATCGCCCAGTTGAGAAGTGAAAAAGGCCGGTGGGTGGATTATGTGATTGAATTTGCCAGAGGCATAGACAACCTGGTGGGGTTTCACCGGGATCTCAACCGGACGTTGACCCGGGAACAGGGCCATGTGCCGGATCGAATCGATTTTTATTTTGACCGGTTTCTTCAGAAAATCAAATCAATACCCCAGCATGTGTATTTAAAAGAAATTGACCGGTACAATCAGTGCCGGAAAGATCATGCGGATTTTTTTGATCAAGTGATTGAACAACATCCTGAATTCGAAGAAATTTTTCAGAAAGAAAAACAAAAAATTTCACCGGTCAAGATGGATGTCATGGAATATATTCTTAAGTATTCTTCTTTTCTGCGCAGGGAAGAAAATGAATGGATGAAATCGGTGATTCATATTGTCCGCAGCACATCCTTGTATTTTCAGCCCCAGATCCGGACCAAGACCATGAACGAAGGGTGGGCGTCTTTCTGGCATGCCCATCTGTTTCTGAAAGATGATCGGATCCGAGGACATGAAACGGATTTCGCCAAGGTCAATGCCACGGTCACGGCCATGCCCAAAGTGGGGCTCAATCCATATGCCTTAGGACTTCGACTGTTCGAGCACATCCAGGAAATGGAAGACAGAGGCCGGTATTCCCTGGATTATTTCCAGCTTAAAGATGCGGTTTTAAGAACAAAATATGACCGCACAAAAAACACGGGCACAGATTATATTTTTTTTGTGCGGGAAAATATGGACGATTTTTCGTTTATCAATACATTTGTGGACCAGGAATTTGTGGATCGGCACCATTTGTTTGTGGCTGGAAAACGGTTTAATCCCCAGCACAACACCTGGCAGTATTATATCAAGTCCAAAAAAGTGGCAGATTACAAACAAATGGTCATCAACACCCTGCACCATCCACCGGATATCTACGTTGTTGAGGAAAAAACCAGAAACGGGATCCTTTATCTGAATCATCGATTTGAAAACAAACCGTTGAAACAGGATTTTATTGAAAACACCATGATCGGGATTGAATTTTTGTGGGGAGGGCCGGTTCATCTGGAAACCAGTGTGCCGTCCGCGGCTGCCCAGCCCGGATCCCCGTATATCAACTTCTGGGACCCAGGCGCTGCCGGCAAGACGGCCGACTCCCGGCAATCCCCCATTCAATGGAAACGGGTACGGTATGTACTGAAAGACCGAAAACTGCACAAGCAGGAGTTATAA
- a CDS encoding DUF444 family protein, translating to MITLDELLERDKKREEDGFKRKIRIGRIVKPGAGNREKIIVVPTTVEEKFVHDDTLLNDQSPGEGEPTGGTGEGEEGDVIGEQPVRPEEGEGQGEGDGEGPGEGQGGEHEMEANAYELGKVLSQDFELPNLKDKGKKRALARYVYDLTDKNRGVGQILDKKATLKKIVETNMSLGRIPDVTRIDSAGFVVSPRDLIFRVLSREKQYESQALVFFLRDYSGSMGGKVTQTVVSQHVMLYSWLVYQYERQVETRFILHDTEAREVTDFQKYYSYKVAGGTKVYTAFQMVNEIVEKENLARDYNIYVFYGTDGDDWEKDGKQTLVEIEKIFTYAARIGISVVKHTYTGTKETEVEKYIQGSGVLDRHSHLIKMDVMGENVDDSRIIQGIKTLIS from the coding sequence ATGATCACCCTGGACGAACTCCTTGAACGGGATAAAAAAAGGGAAGAAGACGGGTTCAAGCGCAAAATCCGCATCGGACGGATTGTCAAGCCCGGGGCCGGCAACCGGGAAAAGATCATTGTGGTTCCCACCACGGTGGAAGAAAAATTTGTCCACGATGATACGCTGCTGAACGACCAGTCGCCCGGGGAAGGAGAGCCCACCGGTGGTACCGGTGAAGGGGAAGAAGGAGATGTTATCGGTGAACAGCCGGTGCGGCCCGAAGAAGGGGAAGGCCAGGGGGAAGGGGATGGTGAAGGACCCGGGGAAGGCCAGGGCGGTGAACATGAAATGGAAGCCAATGCCTATGAACTGGGCAAGGTGCTGTCCCAGGATTTTGAACTGCCCAATTTAAAGGACAAGGGCAAAAAAAGGGCTCTGGCCCGGTATGTGTATGATCTCACCGATAAGAACAGAGGTGTGGGGCAGATTCTGGACAAGAAAGCCACATTGAAAAAAATTGTGGAAACCAATATGTCTTTGGGGCGGATTCCAGATGTGACCCGTATCGATTCCGCCGGGTTTGTGGTGTCCCCCCGGGACCTGATTTTTCGCGTGCTGTCCCGGGAAAAACAATATGAATCCCAGGCATTGGTTTTTTTTCTGCGGGACTATTCCGGTTCCATGGGGGGAAAAGTGACCCAGACCGTGGTATCCCAGCATGTGATGCTCTATTCCTGGCTGGTATACCAGTATGAAAGACAGGTGGAGACCAGATTCATCCTTCATGACACCGAAGCCCGGGAAGTGACGGATTTCCAGAAATACTATTCATATAAAGTGGCCGGCGGCACCAAAGTGTATACCGCATTTCAAATGGTCAACGAGATCGTGGAAAAAGAAAACCTGGCCAGAGATTACAATATTTACGTGTTTTACGGTACTGACGGGGATGACTGGGAAAAGGACGGCAAGCAGACACTGGTTGAAATTGAAAAAATTTTTACCTATGCCGCCCGGATCGGCATCTCAGTGGTCAAGCACACTTATACCGGAACCAAGGAAACGGAAGTGGAAAAATATATTCAAGGCTCCGGCGTGTTGGACCGCCACAGTCATTTGATCAAAATGGATGTCATGGGGGAAAATGTGGATGATTCCAGAATCATTCAGGGAATCAAGACGTTGATATCCTGA
- the ispD gene encoding 2-C-methyl-D-erythritol 4-phosphate cytidylyltransferase, whose protein sequence is MTGIQCIPIVMAAGQGTRMGGQIQKQYLVLDKQPVLIRTLDQFDRHGGMDRIILVIPEKDVDVCRTQMIAPRQFTCHVHLVAGGKNRQTSVQNGIDMAMALVRDPYRCLVLIHDGVRPFVPHYLMDQLMQNALETGGCIPVLPVTDTLKQVDIRGQIVKTVDRSQMFRAQTPQVFRLDLISQAMNHAVETGFEGTDDASVMEHAGFKVETIPGDPANIKLTTPHDLLLARHILALQKSGDPS, encoded by the coding sequence ATGACCGGTATTCAATGCATCCCGATTGTTATGGCCGCCGGGCAGGGCACCCGCATGGGCGGTCAAATCCAAAAACAATACCTGGTTCTGGATAAACAGCCGGTATTGATCCGGACCCTGGATCAGTTCGACCGGCATGGAGGTATGGACCGGATCATTCTGGTGATTCCTGAAAAAGATGTGGATGTCTGCCGGACACAGATGATTGCGCCCCGGCAATTCACCTGTCACGTCCATCTGGTTGCCGGAGGAAAGAATCGCCAGACGTCGGTGCAAAACGGAATTGATATGGCCATGGCACTGGTCCGGGATCCGTACCGATGTCTGGTGCTCATTCACGACGGGGTCCGGCCTTTTGTGCCTCATTATCTCATGGATCAGCTCATGCAGAACGCCTTAGAGACCGGGGGATGCATCCCTGTGCTGCCCGTGACCGATACCCTTAAGCAGGTGGACATTCGGGGTCAAATCGTAAAAACCGTGGATCGAAGCCAAATGTTCAGGGCACAGACGCCTCAGGTGTTTCGTCTGGACCTGATATCCCAGGCCATGAACCATGCCGTTGAAACCGGGTTTGAGGGAACCGATGACGCTTCGGTCATGGAACATGCCGGGTTCAAGGTTGAAACCATTCCCGGAGATCCCGCCAATATCAAGCTGACCACCCCCCATGATCTATTGCTGGCCCGCCATATCCTGGCCCTGCAAAAATCAGGCGATCCGTCTTAA
- a CDS encoding serine protein kinase PrkA yields the protein MMEDTASATGSVDQALSLLNRNIQDYQRLQPVSFETFLNMLNANPSRILRNIFQSFHDMVKAHVDEYEEPMDEDRGEPIFTRYDCTRLFVEGSDNPYFPDMLFANRFMKQMEYLRHGAQQNRIYIFHGPHGCGKSTFLNNLLKKFEQYANTEEGLRYEVVWRLNIKKLQEKCHSFPPSAFEQWMHLVETKEAETNSDPHIKDRFVKVQENDFIEIPCLAHDNPFLVIPKDQRRGVLDELIKNDQFKWQLFTEKEYEWVFTEDTCTVCSSIYHTLLELFQDPKTVFSMLFARPYYVNRRIGNGISVFNPGDQPAKHNIISNQMLQNRINSLFQDSNLIQYTYSYFARIHNGIYALMDIKSHNVERLVALHNIISEGIHKVEHMEERVDALFFALMNPEDKNNLKDFPSFEDRIRYIDIPYVLDWQTEVKIYMDIFGRHIDGSFLPMVLDNFARIIVCTRSQKKSPALEAWIPQPGKYKNFCDDQLMLLKMELFSGNVPKWLDDEDVRRLDKKRLKQIIAESETCGQEGLSGRDAIKIFDEFYSKYAREDRLINMTDLCTFFNTLTHQSEKLLPQGFLDRLLRMYDYSVLQQVKESLYYYNEDQIARDIKHYISAVTHELNSVVTCIFTKEKLHVTDAFLESIENRFLSEKPDAKTRDQIRNDVLKEFTTRALTQEMMIQNKSITDTRVFAFLHEKYVHNLKKQVLAPFVANENFRNAIKDFDTKKFKTHDKRIKKDVTFLIDNLSAKFGYTSQGANEVCIYVIDHDLAGKFK from the coding sequence ATGATGGAAGACACTGCATCCGCCACCGGATCCGTGGACCAGGCCCTGTCGCTGCTGAACAGAAATATTCAGGATTACCAGCGTCTTCAGCCCGTGTCTTTTGAAACCTTTCTAAATATGCTCAATGCCAACCCATCCCGGATTCTGAGAAATATTTTCCAGTCGTTTCATGATATGGTCAAAGCGCATGTGGATGAATATGAAGAACCCATGGACGAAGATCGGGGCGAGCCGATTTTTACCCGGTATGATTGTACCCGGTTGTTTGTGGAAGGGTCTGATAATCCGTATTTTCCGGACATGCTGTTTGCCAACCGGTTCATGAAGCAGATGGAATACCTGCGCCATGGAGCCCAGCAGAACCGGATCTACATTTTTCACGGACCCCACGGGTGCGGCAAAAGCACATTTTTGAACAATCTGCTTAAAAAATTTGAACAATACGCCAATACGGAAGAAGGACTCCGGTATGAGGTGGTGTGGCGTTTAAATATCAAGAAACTTCAGGAAAAATGCCATTCATTTCCCCCATCTGCATTTGAACAATGGATGCATCTGGTGGAAACAAAGGAAGCCGAAACCAACAGCGACCCGCATATCAAAGACCGGTTCGTGAAGGTTCAGGAAAATGATTTTATTGAAATCCCCTGCCTGGCCCATGACAATCCGTTTCTGGTGATTCCCAAGGACCAGCGCCGGGGGGTGCTAGACGAACTGATCAAAAACGATCAGTTCAAGTGGCAGCTGTTCACGGAAAAAGAATATGAATGGGTGTTTACCGAAGACACCTGCACGGTGTGTTCATCTATTTATCACACCCTGCTCGAACTGTTTCAGGACCCCAAAACCGTGTTCAGCATGCTCTTTGCCCGGCCGTATTATGTGAACCGGCGGATCGGCAACGGTATTTCCGTGTTCAACCCCGGAGATCAGCCCGCCAAGCACAACATCATCTCCAATCAGATGCTCCAGAACCGCATTAATTCGCTGTTCCAGGATTCCAATCTTATTCAGTACACCTATTCTTATTTTGCCAGGATCCACAACGGGATCTATGCGCTGATGGATATCAAATCCCATAATGTCGAACGTTTGGTGGCGCTGCACAATATCATTTCCGAAGGCATTCATAAGGTGGAACATATGGAAGAGCGGGTGGATGCCCTGTTTTTTGCACTGATGAACCCGGAAGACAAAAACAATCTGAAAGATTTTCCCTCTTTTGAAGACCGGATCAGGTATATTGACATTCCGTATGTGCTGGACTGGCAAACCGAAGTCAAAATCTATATGGATATCTTCGGCCGGCATATTGACGGCAGTTTTCTGCCCATGGTCCTGGACAATTTTGCCCGAATTATTGTATGTACCCGCAGCCAGAAAAAATCACCGGCCCTGGAAGCCTGGATCCCTCAGCCGGGAAAATATAAAAATTTTTGTGACGACCAGCTCATGCTGCTGAAAATGGAACTGTTTTCAGGCAATGTTCCCAAATGGCTGGATGATGAAGATGTGCGCCGTTTAGACAAAAAAAGGCTCAAACAGATTATTGCGGAATCTGAAACCTGCGGTCAGGAAGGATTATCCGGCCGGGACGCCATCAAGATCTTTGATGAATTCTATTCCAAATATGCCAGAGAAGACCGGTTGATCAATATGACGGATCTGTGCACTTTTTTCAACACGCTGACCCATCAGTCTGAAAAACTGCTCCCCCAGGGGTTTTTGGACCGTCTGCTTCGCATGTATGATTATTCCGTGCTCCAGCAGGTCAAGGAATCATTGTATTATTACAATGAAGACCAGATTGCCCGGGACATCAAACATTATATTTCCGCTGTTACCCATGAGCTCAATTCCGTGGTCACATGCATTTTCACCAAAGAAAAACTGCATGTGACCGACGCATTTTTAGAAAGCATTGAAAACCGGTTTCTGTCGGAAAAACCAGATGCCAAAACCAGAGATCAGATCAGAAATGATGTGCTCAAGGAATTTACCACCCGTGCTCTGACCCAGGAAATGATGATCCAGAACAAATCGATCACCGATACCCGGGTGTTTGCATTTTTGCATGAAAAATATGTACACAATTTGAAAAAACAGGTATTGGCACCGTTTGTGGCCAATGAAAATTTTAGAAACGCCATCAAAGATTTTGATACCAAAAAATTTAAAACCCACGACAAACGCATCAAAAAAGATGTTACATTTCTCATTGACAATTTGTCCGCCAAATTCGGCTATACCAGCCAGGGGGCCAATGAGGTCTGTATTTATGTCATTGACCATGACCTGGCTGGTAAATTCAAATAA
- a CDS encoding serine protein kinase PrkA2: MAAKIKGNALLEHVDAVKKGKRAFEDAFQGVSRMILDAGIQKITVKGKSTYQFNLFSQGEKHLVGMYDEINAFVSFVKDASEGGSSREMAFVLVGEPGNGKTFFVDYLCDRYREFLSIPENQKFTFRFTHLDQVGGYGQIQFIESQTYEDPMILAMSLETTKGRSMEFLAKKFKFSDHQIERIYAKYRPLGACSAYIWNQIRELCDNDIEKMLSFVEITPVPLIESLGTITGKYPAKDKITSSAVDLIGEESIQRLLHITDTNNPYRFDLRRGALARVAGGGIHFADEIYKNKKDLVQVYLGVIQNRTIELDGFKWPIDTLIIATSNNSEFDTFLSEREEAPIVDRCRICYVAHNTDYKIQKTLTEYAIGKDVKRSLDHEILHQDPNLNYAASVAVVLTRLPKSEKLTPVETLKLAAGEVAGEKSLKTLAELIDTLNQDTDITKRFGQKGLGQRNLGRAVQLLLESSETNEGKCMFALDIFKALERTVLDYVQEPGDRAKYMEDLKIARGLYRERIMTEMFNAYMDEPLAIKKDVLNYVNMIIGVDAEQLGPDMMWKYKDPQTGELKALKIDERYIKNVEERLGLKTEEQRASFRNSVRKIYGQKLSVDPNYDFMDNLELVKAITDVRLKSDIAGAGSLVGALANRTNEENQKLYDRMITTMNEKLGYCRTCAQKTIEYFCSQEDDN; the protein is encoded by the coding sequence ATGGCTGCCAAAATAAAGGGGAATGCCTTACTGGAACACGTGGATGCAGTAAAAAAGGGAAAAAGGGCATTTGAAGATGCCTTCCAGGGGGTTTCCAGAATGATTCTGGATGCGGGAATTCAGAAAATCACGGTCAAGGGGAAATCCACGTATCAATTCAATCTGTTCAGCCAGGGGGAAAAACACCTGGTGGGCATGTATGACGAAATCAACGCGTTTGTATCGTTTGTCAAGGATGCGTCGGAAGGCGGATCGTCCAGGGAGATGGCATTCGTGCTGGTGGGCGAGCCGGGAAACGGCAAAACCTTTTTTGTGGATTACCTGTGTGACCGGTACCGGGAATTTTTATCCATTCCTGAAAACCAGAAATTCACCTTTCGGTTCACCCATCTGGATCAGGTGGGAGGATATGGTCAGATTCAGTTTATTGAATCCCAGACCTATGAAGATCCCATGATCCTGGCCATGAGCCTGGAGACCACCAAAGGCCGTTCCATGGAATTTCTGGCAAAAAAATTTAAATTCTCGGATCACCAGATCGAACGGATTTATGCCAAATACCGCCCGCTGGGAGCCTGTTCCGCCTATATCTGGAACCAGATCCGGGAGTTGTGCGACAATGATATCGAAAAAATGCTCTCTTTTGTGGAGATTACACCGGTGCCGCTCATCGAAAGCTTAGGCACCATCACGGGAAAATATCCGGCCAAAGACAAAATCACATCGTCGGCCGTGGACCTGATCGGCGAAGAATCCATCCAACGGCTGTTGCACATCACCGATACCAACAACCCGTATCGGTTCGATCTCAGACGCGGGGCCCTGGCCCGGGTGGCGGGCGGCGGGATCCATTTTGCCGATGAAATCTACAAAAACAAAAAAGACCTGGTCCAGGTTTATCTAGGGGTCATCCAGAATCGGACCATTGAGCTGGACGGGTTCAAATGGCCCATTGATACGTTGATTATCGCCACCAGCAACAATTCCGAGTTTGACACCTTTTTGTCCGAAAGAGAAGAAGCGCCTATCGTGGACCGGTGCCGCATCTGCTATGTGGCCCACAACACCGATTACAAAATACAGAAAACCCTGACCGAATACGCCATTGGCAAGGATGTGAAGCGGTCCTTGGACCATGAGATCCTTCATCAGGACCCCAATCTTAATTATGCTGCCTCCGTGGCCGTGGTACTGACGCGGCTGCCAAAATCGGAAAAATTGACTCCGGTGGAGACCTTGAAACTGGCAGCCGGTGAAGTGGCGGGCGAAAAGAGCCTGAAAACCCTGGCAGAACTGATTGACACGTTGAATCAGGATACCGATATCACCAAACGGTTCGGTCAGAAAGGGCTGGGCCAGCGGAATCTGGGCAGAGCGGTTCAGCTGCTGCTGGAATCATCGGAAACCAATGAAGGCAAGTGTATGTTTGCCCTGGATATTTTTAAAGCCCTGGAACGGACTGTGCTGGATTATGTGCAGGAACCGGGTGATCGGGCCAAATACATGGAAGATCTCAAAATCGCCAGGGGGCTTTACCGGGAACGGATCATGACCGAAATGTTTAATGCTTACATGGACGAGCCGTTGGCCATTAAAAAAGATGTGCTCAATTATGTGAACATGATCATCGGGGTGGATGCGGAACAGCTGGGGCCGGACATGATGTGGAAATACAAGGATCCCCAGACCGGTGAACTGAAAGCCCTGAAAATCGATGAGCGGTATATCAAGAATGTGGAGGAACGACTGGGGCTGAAGACCGAAGAACAGCGGGCGTCTTTTAGAAATTCCGTCCGTAAGATCTATGGCCAGAAATTGTCGGTGGATCCCAATTATGATTTCATGGACAACCTGGAACTGGTCAAGGCCATTACCGATGTACGTCTGAAATCCGATATTGCCGGAGCCGGGTCTCTGGTGGGAGCCCTGGCCAACCGGACCAATGAGGAAAACCAGAAACTGTATGACCGGATGATCACCACCATGAACGAAAAACTGGGATACTGCCGGACCTGTGCCCAGAAAACCATTGAATATTTTTGCAGCCAGGAAGATGACAATTAA